A region of the Nitrospinota bacterium genome:
GGTGATTATCTCAGCCCCTGCCAGCAATCCAGATATAACCATCGTATTAGGAGTTAATGAAAAGGATTATGACCCTGATAAACATCATATCATATCCAATGCTTCATGTACGACCAATTGTTTGGCGCCTGTTGCTAAAGTCCTGTTAAGAAATTTTGGGATTGTAAAAGGACTTATGACCACGACCCATGCCTATACCAATGACCAGAGGACACTCGATTTACCTCACAAAGACCTGCGAAGAGCAAGGGCTGCTGCCGTCTCAATGATCCCTACAAGCACTGGTGCTGCTTCAGCAATAAATCTGGTTCTCCCTGAGTTAAAGGGTAAGTTGGATGGTATGGCTATTAGAGTGCCTATACCTAATGTCTCTGTTGTCGATCTCGTGGCAGAATTGGAAAAAGAAGTGGACGTTGAAAGGGTAAATGGTGCCATGAAGGATGCTGCAAAGGGTGAACTCAAAGGTATATTAGATTATTGTGATATTCCATTGGTATCTATCGATTTTAATGGCAATTCCCACTCAGCCATCGTGGATGGTCCCTCTACACGAGTTATAGGGGACAAGATGGTTAAGGTTCTTGCATGGTATGACAATGAATGGGGTTATTCCTGCAGAATTAGAGATTTGTTAGTGTATATCATGAAAAGATAGTGTCTCTAACCTCATACAAAACAGAAAAAATATTCTATGAAAAAACTTTCCATTGAAGACATAGATATAAAGGATAAAAGGGTATTTATCAGGGTTGATTTTAATGTTCCATTAGATGAATATGGTAATATTTCCGATGATAGACGATTAAGGGCAGTTATCCCAACAATAAATTATGCAATTGATAGGGGTGCTAAGGTTATTTTAGGGTCTCATTTAGGAAGGCCGAAAGGCAAAGTCGTGCCCAATCTCAGCCTGAACTTAGTTCTTGAAAGGCTAAGGAGACTTTTAAATAATAATGTAATGATGGCTGAGGACTGTATAGGTCCTGAGACGGAGAGACTTGTTGAAGGCTTGAAAAAGGGAGATGTTCTCTTATTAGAGAATCTAAGATTTCATAAGGGAGAAGAGGATAATGACCCGGAATTTGCAAAAGCCCTAGCAAAACTAGCAGATGTATATGTGAATGATGCCTTTGGAAACTCCCACAGGAATCATGCCTCAACGAATGGAATCACAAAACATCTTCCCTTTGCTGTTATGGGATTCTTGGTAAAAAAAGAAATAGGTTATTTCAATAAGTCCTTGTCAAATCCCATAAGGCCCTTTGTTGCTCTCTTAGGAGGGGCAAAGGTCTCAGGCAAGATTGGTGTCATATCGAACTTAGTGGAAAAGGTTGACAAAGTCCTCATAGGTGGCGGCATGGCCTTTACCTTCCTCAAGTCCATAGGTATTGAGGTAGGCAAGTCTTTGGTAGAAGATAAAATGTTAGATGAGGTAATCAACACAAGAAAAAAGGCCGAGGAAAAGAACGTTAAATTTTATTTGCCTATGGATTTTGTTGTAGCAGAAAGGTTTGATGCCAAAGCCGAGACAAAGGTTGTTCCTTACCAAGAGATACCCTCTGATTGGATTGCTTTGGATATTGGTCCGGCAACTACGACTTTATTCTCCGAGGCTTTACAGAATGCAAAGACGATAATATGGAACGGCCCAATGGGTGCTTTTGAGATGGATGCTTTTAGCAGGGGCACATATGCTATGGTTCATGCTATAGCTAATTCTTATGCCCTTACCATTGTTGGAGGGGGAGATACTGATGTGGCCATTGAAAGAGCAGGGGAATCTGATAAAATATCCTATATTTCTACTGGAGGAGGGGCCTTTTTACAATTATTAGAGGGTAAGGAACTCCCTGGTGTTTCTTCATTAAATGATAAAAAAGAATAAAAAAAATAATTTTTAATTTATTTCCCACTATAGGCTTATGAAAAAACCACTTATTGCTGGAAATTGGAAGATGAACAAAACATTAGAAGAGGCAGTTACATTTGTCTCAGAGCTAAGAAATAGGCTTAAGGATGTTACGGATAGGGACATACTCTTGGTTCCACCTTATATAGCTCTCCAATCCATTAGTGAAATAATCAAAGGAACAAATCTTCTTTTAGGGGCCCAGAATCTATTCTGGGAAAATGAGGGTGCCTATACAGGAGAGATTTCTCCTGGGATGATAAAGAGTGTGGGATGCAGTCATGTCATTATTGGTCATTCAGAGAGAAGGCAGTATTTTGGAGAGACCAATGATACAGTGAATTTGAAGGTTAAGGCCGCATTAAAGAATGGATTGTTGCCCCTGGTTTGTATCGGAGAATCTTTAGAAGAGAGAGAGGCAAATAAGACCTTTAATATCATTGACGTCCAGATCAGAGAAGGTTTAAAGGATTTCTCATCTGACGAGATACAAAAGATCATCATAGCTTATGAGCCCGTTTGGGCTATTGGAACTGGAAAGACAGCCACACCCGAACAGGCTAATGAAGTTCATTCTTTTATCAAGAAAACCTTGAAAAAGATTTATGGTAATGGTATTTTATCGACAATAAGAATTCTTTATGGTGGAAGTGTAAAACCTGATAACATCGATGAATTAATGGCAAAAGAAGATATAGATGGTGCTCTGGTTGGAGGAGCCAGTTTAAAGGTGGGTGATTTTGAACGAATTGTAAAATTTAAATGACTTATAGTGCTTTAGGAGTAAACTCATGTATCTCGCTTTGATAGTAATACATATAATCTTTGCAATTTTATTAATAGTGGTTGTCTTGTTACAGTCAGGGGGAAAGGGTGCTTCTATGGGAGCTATCTTTGGAGGCGCAGGAAGCCAAACCCTTTTTGGAAGTTCAGGACCAGCAGGGTTTCTTTCTAAAGTTACTACAGTGGTTGCTATTACGTTCATGTTGACATCATTGTCTATAGCGATCATCTCTGCTAAAAAGAGCACTTCATCAATAGTAACAGGCAAGATTCCTCCCAATACAACACAACAGGCTCCATCAATCCCTGAACCGATTAATCCTTTACCGGAAACCCAAAAAGGTGCTCCTCCTCCAATTAAGTAGTTTTTAACCTTGTATTAACAAAACCAAATTTTTAAATTAAGATAAGAACTTCCCCGAACCTTTCCTTTGATATTTTTAAAGAAACAATTTTTGTTAGAGGAATTTTTTAGAGATATATGTTTATAAAAAGGATTCTTTTCACCCTGCCTTTTGGAATCTTAATATTTTTTCTCCTCTCCTTTTCCATTGCCCACCAGAATTTTGATAAAAAGGTGAATCAGCTGATATTGAGTTCTATTGGGGATGCTGAAAAACTCAATCCGATTCTTTCCCTTGACTCTGCTTCAAGCGATATTAATGGTTTTGTTTTCAATGGATTGTTGAAATACAATGAAAACCAGGTTCTGATTGGAGACCTCGCTACTCATTGGGAGACGGAGCAGGTATCTACTTTTTACTTGAAGAAAAAGTCAGGTATCACCTCAAAAGAGGCGGTTAATCTTTTGAATCGAAAGATAGGTAGTGAAAAAAAGGGGAGCCTAAAAATAGCTGGTTTTAAAACCAGAGATAGATATTCAGTAGAAATAAGGCTTAAAACTGCAGGAAGACTATATGAGAAAGAAATATATAAGATAATATCTAAAGAGAGGATAGAACCCGTTAGGTTTCTTTATCTCGGCCTTGATACAAAAAAGAAGGATTATAATGCGCGGAAGTTTCTCGAGAGCTTGAAATCAGATCTAAAAACGAACCCCCCTAAAAAAGAAGATATCCTTGAATATTCTGTTGAGAATTCCGATCTTTTGGTCATTAAATTTTTAGGAAATGGAGATGCATTAAAGAAAAGAATAGATAGTTTATTGTCAAGGAAAAGAAAGAAAGATAAAGGCCTATTAGGAAGAGTGATGAAAACAGAAGAGGTCTATATTGAAAACTATCCTATTATCACCTTTTATCTAAGAAAAGGGGTTAAATGGCATGATGGACAAGAATTTAGCGCAGAGGATGTCAAGTTTACCTATGATAAGATAATGGATGAGAGAACTAATACAGTCAGGAGGCCACAATTTGAACTGGTTAAGAAACTGAAGATAATCAATCCTTATGAAATCAAGGTAATTTACAAAAGACCCTTTTCTCCAAGCCTTGAAAGCTGGACAATGGGAATGATACCAAAACACCTTTTAGAAAAAGAGGATATCAACACCTCATCCTTTAATAGAAACCCGATAGGAACAGGGCCCTTTAAATTTAAAGAGTGGATTTCTGATGAAAAGATAACATTAGTCGCTAATAAAGACTATTTTGAAGGGAGGCCAAAACTGGATCAGATATCTTACAGGATTATTCCTGAACCACCCTTATTGGAACTGGAGTTTCAGACAGAAGGGATAGATCTCTATGGACCTCAGCCCCATCAGTATAGGAGGATTTCAGAAAATAAGAAGTTCGATACCTATAAAAGGCTGGGTAATGGGTATAGCTATATAGGATGGAACAACCGCTTAGAACTCTTTAAGAATGTAAAGGTAAGAAGGGCCCTCACCCACGCCATTAACAGAGAGGAGATTGTCAAGTATCTCCTCTATGGTCTTGGGGTTATATCAACAGGACCCTTTCCTCCCCAGATGTGGTACGCCAATACAAAAATAGAACCCCTAAA
Encoded here:
- the secG gene encoding preprotein translocase subunit SecG: MYLALIVIHIIFAILLIVVVLLQSGGKGASMGAIFGGAGSQTLFGSSGPAGFLSKVTTVVAITFMLTSLSIAIISAKKSTSSIVTGKIPPNTTQQAPSIPEPINPLPETQKGAPPPIK
- a CDS encoding phosphoglycerate kinase → MKKLSIEDIDIKDKRVFIRVDFNVPLDEYGNISDDRRLRAVIPTINYAIDRGAKVILGSHLGRPKGKVVPNLSLNLVLERLRRLLNNNVMMAEDCIGPETERLVEGLKKGDVLLLENLRFHKGEEDNDPEFAKALAKLADVYVNDAFGNSHRNHASTNGITKHLPFAVMGFLVKKEIGYFNKSLSNPIRPFVALLGGAKVSGKIGVISNLVEKVDKVLIGGGMAFTFLKSIGIEVGKSLVEDKMLDEVINTRKKAEEKNVKFYLPMDFVVAERFDAKAETKVVPYQEIPSDWIALDIGPATTTLFSEALQNAKTIIWNGPMGAFEMDAFSRGTYAMVHAIANSYALTIVGGGDTDVAIERAGESDKISYISTGGGAFLQLLEGKELPGVSSLNDKKE
- a CDS encoding peptide-binding protein; the encoded protein is MFIKRILFTLPFGILIFFLLSFSIAHQNFDKKVNQLILSSIGDAEKLNPILSLDSASSDINGFVFNGLLKYNENQVLIGDLATHWETEQVSTFYLKKKSGITSKEAVNLLNRKIGSEKKGSLKIAGFKTRDRYSVEIRLKTAGRLYEKEIYKIISKERIEPVRFLYLGLDTKKKDYNARKFLESLKSDLKTNPPKKEDILEYSVENSDLLVIKFLGNGDALKKRIDSLLSRKRKKDKGLLGRVMKTEEVYIENYPIITFYLRKGVKWHDGQEFSAEDVKFTYDKIMDERTNTVRRPQFELVKKLKIINPYEIKVIYKRPFSPSLESWTMGMIPKHLLEKEDINTSSFNRNPIGTGPFKFKEWISDEKITLVANKDYFEGRPKLDQISYRIIPEPPLLELEFQTEGIDLYGPQPHQYRRISENKKFDTYKRLGNGYSYIGWNNRLELFKNVKVRRALTHAINREEIVKYLLYGLGVISTGPFPPQMWYANTKIEPLKYDPEKAKKLLKEAGWIDRDEDGILDKNGKPFRFTLITNNGNELRKNVAVLVQRQLKKIGIDVEISLFEWAVFIRDKINARDFDACVLGWGLSLDPDIYELWHSSQTDKGFNFIGYKNPLVDRLIEEGRTEYDREKRKEIYFKIHELINRDQPYIFLYVGEGSSTLHHGAFKIKRIDPSGREMIEDIKMTKNGLLYFLNYWFRTGPMITS
- the gap gene encoding type I glyceraldehyde-3-phosphate dehydrogenase yields the protein DIEPRKDSLIVNGKEVKVLAIKDPSALPWKDLGVHVVLESTGLFTDRESASKHLEAGAKKVIISAPASNPDITIVLGVNEKDYDPDKHHIISNASCTTNCLAPVAKVLLRNFGIVKGLMTTTHAYTNDQRTLDLPHKDLRRARAAAVSMIPTSTGAASAINLVLPELKGKLDGMAIRVPIPNVSVVDLVAELEKEVDVERVNGAMKDAAKGELKGILDYCDIPLVSIDFNGNSHSAIVDGPSTRVIGDKMVKVLAWYDNEWGYSCRIRDLLVYIMKR
- the tpiA gene encoding triose-phosphate isomerase, which encodes MKKPLIAGNWKMNKTLEEAVTFVSELRNRLKDVTDRDILLVPPYIALQSISEIIKGTNLLLGAQNLFWENEGAYTGEISPGMIKSVGCSHVIIGHSERRQYFGETNDTVNLKVKAALKNGLLPLVCIGESLEEREANKTFNIIDVQIREGLKDFSSDEIQKIIIAYEPVWAIGTGKTATPEQANEVHSFIKKTLKKIYGNGILSTIRILYGGSVKPDNIDELMAKEDIDGALVGGASLKVGDFERIVKFK